In Trichoderma asperellum chromosome 1, complete sequence, a single window of DNA contains:
- a CDS encoding uncharacterized protein (BUSCO:EOG092D4AOP), with protein sequence MFRQAIAASSRALRSTPSIAASRAVLRPQLQTAAPAVSIRSFQPAASRWYSESKESTETKEAPKAEEKAETKEGETNGESDVVAQLKKDLEAKDAEARDWKDKCLRTVADFRNLQDRTAREVKSARDFAIQKFAKDLVDSVDNLDRALSTVPADKLMAEIKGEDLQELANLYEGLKMTESILIQTLAKHGLERLEPDGIKFNPNEHEATFMAPQPGKEDNTVFFVQQKGFKLNGRVLRAAKVGVVKNA encoded by the exons ATGTTCCGACAAGCCATTGCCGCCTCTTCCAGAGCTCTGCGCTCAACGCCGAGCATCGCCGCCAGCCGAGCAGTCCTGCGGCCTCAGCTTCAGACTGCTGCTCCCGCCGTCTCAATAAGATCATTCCAACCTGCCGCCAGCCGGTGGTACAGTGAATCCAAAGAGTCTACCGAGACCAAGGAGGCTCCCAAGGCTGAGGAAAAGGCCGAGACCAAGGAGGGAGAGACGAACGGCGAGTCTGACGTTGTCGCTCAACTGAAGAAGGATCTCGAGGCCAAGGATGCTGAGGCTCGTGACTGGAAG GACAAATGCCTTCGCACCGTCGCCGACTTCCGCAACCTCCAGGACCGCACGGCACGTGAGGTCAAGTCCGCCCGCGACTTTGCCATCCAGAAGTTCGCCAAGGACCTCGTCGACAGCGTCGACAACCTCGACCGCGCCTTGTCCACCGTCCCCGCAGACAAGCTCATGGCCGAGATCAAGGGCGAGGATCTCCAGGAGCTCGCCAACCTCTACGAGGGCCTCAAGATGACCGAGAGCATCCTCATCCAGACACTGGCCAAGCACGGCCTGGAGCGACTGGAGCCGGACGGCATCAAGTTCAACCCCAACGAGCATGAGGCTACCTTCATGGCCCCCCAGCCCGGCAAGGAGGACAAcaccgtcttcttcgtccagCAGAAGGGCTTCAAGCTCAACGGCCGTGTTCTGCGTGCCGCCAAGGTCGGCGTCGTAAAGAACGCTTAA
- a CDS encoding uncharacterized protein (BUSCO:EOG092D0PER): MPDIRSFFTPKGGAAPPKPAAAKPEPPAAKGKRGKNRKVVEDSDDEAIEEKKPTPKPPAKKRETEPKGVAISADDYFASSKDSKATKASQTPKKSATKSTVEVDVPVRSSPRKKPAATAAAPEEDEEGDIAPRSKRARTSYKPAPVRDDEDAYMEDGDEDADDIFAADAKGRSKRGNDEYETEESEDEVVPKSKARGRAAPPGKNSADKPTAKATPAGKKRKSPEQESDEEEEEVLPRKKPAASKPRAPRAKKADEPEDEDIQNILNSVATVRAPTPPPKDPNAKFDWRKAAAGGGNASTQPAQPTGELPEGEEECLSGLTFVFTGVLQTIGRDEGQALVKRYGGKVTGQPSSKTSFVVLGDDAGPSKLAKIKANGIKTIDEHGLFDLIRKLPAFGGTGKGAQKAQEKKKAEEEKVKQQIAEMEAEEKAKKLEAEKLAKKKAASQGSTSSAAAQPARAPDMLLTSKYAPTQLNQICGNKAQVEKIQNWLRNWPKSKKYNFQRRGADGMGGERAIIISGPPGIGKTTAAHLAAKLEGYDVLESNASDTRSKKLVEAGVSDVMNNTSLLGFFAGDGKSVDNAKKKIVLIMDEVDGMSAGDRGGVGALAKFCRKTEVPLILICNERRLPKMKPFDHAAFDVRFNRPTVDQVRSRIMTICHREGLKLPPPVVDALIEGSNKDIRQIINMISTAKLDQSSMSFDQSKAMSKAWEKHVVLKPWDICQKMLGGGLFAPASKATLNDKIELYFNDHEFSFLMIQENYLRTKPMALGGKGYTGREATLKALELFDQAAESISDGDLVDRMIHGPQQHWSLMPTHAVFSTVRPASFIAGQLLGSNFTSWLGNHSKAGKLGRYIREIHSHMRLKSSGDHTEVRQEYLPLMWSQTVDRLQKEGGEAVGEVIDLMDSYYLTREDFDAIQELGVGPMSDENVSIESKTKAAFTRTYNAMNHPLPFIKASNVLAPKKLAKEAPDLEEAIEEADDAEVLESPDAEEDDEIDLKKDKYIKQPKVKKPSKKAVKAQTADDGDSEEAKPKGRSKAKPAAAKGKAKK; this comes from the exons atGCCTGATATTCGATCCTTCTTCACGCCAAAGGGTGGTGCAGCCCCCCCGAAGCCCGCGGCCGCCAAACCAGAGCCACCAGCGGCCAAAGGCAAGCGAGGGA AGAACCGGAAAGTTGTTGAAGAtagcgatgatgaagctATAGA agagaagaagcctaCACCAAAGCCCCCGGCGAAAAAACG AGAAACAGAGCCCAAAGGTGTAGCCATATCCGCCGATGATTATTTCGCCTCTTCTAAAGACTCTAAAGCGACCAAAGCATCTCAAACACCCAAGAAAAGTGCCACCAAATCCACTGTCGAAGTTGACGTCCCTGTTCGATCTAGTCCGCGAAAGAAACCCGCAGCAACGGCAGCTGcaccagaagaagacgaggagggagACATAGCCCCTCGGTCCAAAAGAGCCAGGACCTCGTATAAGCCGGCTCCCGTTcgcgatgatgaggatgcatACATggaagatggcgacgaggatgCCGATGATATATTCGCTGCTGACGCTAAGGGCCGCAGCAAGCGTGGAAATGACGAATATGAAACGGAAGAATCTGAAGACGAAGTTGTCCCCAAATCTAAAGCACGAGGACGAGCTGCTCCCCCTGGAAAGAATTCTGCAGACAAACCGACGGCCAAGGCCACACCTGCCGGCAAGAAGCGAAAGTCCCCGGAACAGGAAtcggacgaagaggaagaagaagtactACCTCGAAAGAAACCTGCAGCGAGCAAACCACGCGCACCTAGAGCGAAGAAAGCAGACGAACctgaggatgaggatatCCAGAACATCTTAAACAGCGTGGCTACTGTAAGAgcgccaacaccaccacctaAAGATCCCAACGCGAAATTCGATTGGAGAAAGGCTGCCGCGGGCGGCGGTAATGCTTCCACACAACCCGCCCAACCTACCGGAGAGCTTCcagaaggcgaggaagagTGTCTCAGTGGATTGACTTTTGTCTTCACCGGCGTGTTGCAAACCATTGGCCGCGATGAAGGCCAGGCACTAGTCAAGCGATATGGTGGTAAAGTTACTGGTCAACCCAGCAGCAAAACCAGCTTCGTTGTTCTCGGAGACGATGCTGGGCCCAGTAAATTAGCCAAGATCAAAGCAAATGGTATCAAGACCATTGATGAGCATGGCCTTTTCGACCTGATTCGCAAACTTCCGGCATTTGGTGGTACAGGCAAGGGCGCCCAGAAAgcacaagaaaagaagaaggcagaggaagaaaaagtgaAGCAACAGATTGCGGAAATGGAGGcggaagagaaagcaaagaagctgGAAGCGGAGAAActagcgaagaagaaggccgcgTCTCAAGGATCAACGAGCAGCGCCGCGGCTCAGCCTGCACGAGCACCCGATATGCTCCTCACTTCCAAATATGCGCCGACACAGCTAAATCAAATATGTGGCAACAAGGCGCAGGTGGAAAAGATTCAAAACTGGCTTCGAAACTGGCCAAAGTCAAAGAAGTATAATTTTCAGCGGCGTGGCGCGGATGGCATGGGAGGCGAGCGTGCCATCATTATATCTGGTCCTCCTGGTATTGGAAAAACCACAGCGGCGCATTTGGCGGCCAAGCTCGAGGGCTACGATGTTTTGGAGAGCAATGCGAGTGACACACGAAGCAAGAAGCTTGTCGAAGCTGGGGTGAGCGATGTTATGAACAATACTTCATTGCTGGGATTCTTCGCAGGAGACGGTAAATCAGTGGATAACgctaagaagaagattgtaCTCATCATGGATGAAGTCGACGGCATGTCGGCTGGTGATCGCGGAGGAGTTGGCGCCCTGGCCAAATTCTGCAGGAAGACGGAGGTGCCGTTGATCCTGATCTGCAACGAGCGCAGgttgccaaagatgaagcCCTTCGACCACGCTGCGTTTGATGTAAGATTCAACCGTCCGACGGTCGACCAAGTACGCTCCCGTATCATGACAATCTGCCACCGAGAAGGCCTAAAACTGCCACCACCAGTTGTCGATGCTCTCATTGAAGGGAGCAATAAGGACATCCGCCAGATTATCAACATGATTTCCACAGCGAAACTCGACCAGTCATCAATGAGTTTTGATCAAAGCAAAGCCATGTCTAAAGCATGGGAAAAGCATGTCGTCCTCAAGCCGTGGGATATCTGTCAGAAGATGCTTGGCGGCGGACTCTTTGCTCCTGCGAGCAAAGCAACCCTCAATGACAAGATTGAGCTCTATTTCAATGATCATGAGTTCAGCTTCCTTATGATCCAGGAGAATTACCTCCGCACCAAACCCATGGCCCTGGGGGGTAAGGGATACACCGGTCGAGAAGCCACTTTAAAAGCGCTTGAGCTCTTTGATCAAGCTGCGGAGAGTATCAGTGATGGTGACTTGGTGGATCGTATGATCCACGGACCGCAGCAGCACTGGAGTCTGATGCCTACACATGCTGTTTTTAGCACTGTAAGACCTGCCAGTTTCATTGCTGGCCAGTTGCTGGGATCTAATTTTACCTCGTGGCTTGGAAACCACAGCAAAGCTGGGAAGCTGGGTCGATATATCCGAGAAATTCACTCTCACATGCGGCTCAAGTCATCTGGCGACCATACCGAGGTTCGACAAGAGTATTTACCCCTGATGTGGTCCCAAACAGTTGATCGACTGCAGAAAGAAGGTGGTGAAGCCGTGGGAGAAGTGATTGATCTGATGGACAGCTACTATCTCACTCGAGAAGACTTTGACGCTATTCAGGAGCTCGGAGTTGGCCCCATGAGCGACGAAAATGTCAGTATCGAATCGAAGACGAAGGCTGCCTTTACTCGAAC ATACAATGCCATGAATCACCCACTACCATTCATCAAAGCCAGCAATGTTTTGGCTCCAAAGAAGCTGGCTAAGGAGGCTCCAGATTTGGAAGAAGCTATTGAAGAGGCAGATGATGCAGAGGTCCTGGAGTCGCCAGAtgccgaagaagatgacgaaatTGATCTCAAAAAGGACAAATACATCAAGCAACCAAAGGTTAAGAAGCCCTCAAAGAAGGCTGTGAAAGCCCAGACCGCAGATGACGGTGACAGTGAAGAGGCCAAGCCAAAAGGCcgctccaaggccaagccagctgcagcaaagggaaaagcaaagaaatga
- a CDS encoding uncharacterized protein (EggNog:ENOG41), producing the protein MATASSGTRRKLFRSPVPQSPTVRRIGDDTITTSVPLRESGEDELTTATTPGRRRSRPRLLNGTPMPAAGVKRRAGSPISRNPRRQRTERFTGGNDTELHLDEKENIESMTPKSPRRGRPPKNPANVQSTTPKASPRRGRPPKNPVVEPSSGLDTTKRGRRRRAMAPDELVEMAEEAKAAAERSFVQNSGRTIEANRANSALAHSEQQVEVDAVSNADAASDIWMRTIVDEATPRPAVRPSATQSPSKGRSTGGSVRKRKADRSYHAPETSDHSSVDDQPNDFSSQNNDTIAQGEDFSMIFMDSIPSFQGNLSANGTFMSTLHEDEELGEETHIIINNTLASLRREVAQTSDPVEDVTETIAIPDIPETEEPAEEVFVPIIRESARSVRLSLSPWWSRKPKKMGTSPLKHQALMRSAAKRSGRIFSVEHTEEPTPTKAGKQTASTYSREQHPNVSSDSFSEIPQNYLDAPTPKPINFAAPQADREVDLMKFGLEGGDEGQVELEHAQDIDEPQEEEEPQEEEKLQEEEELQEEEEEELQEELQEDLEEVVEEEPVEELEEEPAEENATRGSVLGGMIGYLRRRLSTFEMSSPVRHVIEEEGEEEEGEEAEEDNQYDEHEEYEEQEEPDEQQHEQHYEEQYKEQREEPGHEEDLQEQRLDSDLPELEEEKEYELGGYEDEEPETVEEHEEQAEVEDLEEHQEELETHTPEEEVEEYAEQEEDIEEYPAHEEHEDQQQDDHEHEVNEDREDHEDQEEYPTTFQIHEFSDRMRAGNHTHEQPDRDDIHIDEEMRSISPEQPPEQLEPTPEREEQPAKVTPLHQMSSPLQEPQSLPQEQVPEKAVRSNFSSIMRAGRVLQSVTSDPPSPRVREMSLGSPFRSSANKEPSYTSKEDRHQLLSKSPPQPMNFGSSQLTAVKVPVNYGATAEIQAFGMNANGMDPAYGHGTRDFAHKKRLLSRESIASSLGNTPSSNGAAHWAENEGPSSPSVRRERSLLQAARSSVMRNTIRLGQVDGAAEELDMAEEEEQVAEEQMEEEQVEEEHMEDEYMDEQEVDEEQAGEEEIGEQHMDEQEVEEEHADEEVEEQIENGQHEEEQEEQEVEGAGEGEEEEEDDDDDDDDDIDIWEYEAQREVPPRPELPHQALQSTTVSIAQGHNVVPGPSTSWRDTQQATAKFPTDVSKTAQVKRTIDRHSNENVGDEELSPISRNQQDKEPETATKSKRFDLSSFFSSPAAITGILAEKFRSVKHQAPAQPTQQAESTKPRQEPPAMSPTSIFPRLPNVTGQPSLHRANPISSPILSDPLDDDDRTNERSSSPASPERSHLTTISQKQNFMPRPRQASNPLFQPTSSHAAATPPRTQLTHEDIQKWQQQTSNADENSSNSRPLLRPLPSKHASPKKSSLRSPLKPHTPGRVVEFTSNVLSPAEQARLRELRNRANEDVSGEDISVVPTTSTRVEPRAGKGSMASRQQQKQPPTIVPSRIIKPAGITKKRPTKRRRRREPPSETVWTRQHWLFLDTLLQMRRKSPFSEKYAPVSQKYLGKTITSMGESMVLEKWHLECIDAFKSQIGGWDEGELAKRLFALILGEAKRRRSSMNRSPGVIFH; encoded by the coding sequence ATGGCCACAGCTTCGAGCGGCACGAGGAGGAAGCTGTTTAGGTCCCCGGTACCTCAGTCGCCCACAGTGCGGCGCATTGGCGATGATACCATCACAACCTCAGTCCCGCTGAGGGAATCCGGCGAAGATGAGCTCACAACAGCGACGACACCAGGGAGGAGACGGAGCCGCCCTCGATTACTCAACGGAACACCCATGCCGGCTGCGGGGGTGAAGAGGAGGGCAGGATCACCGATCAGTCGAAACCCACGCCGTCAACGCACCGAGAGATTCACAGGAGGAAATGATACAGAGCTACACCTTGACGAGAAGGAGAATATTGAATCCATGACGCCAAAATCCCCGAGACGAGGGCGTCCACCCAAAAATCCGGCAAATGTCCAATCCACCACGCCAAAAGCATCCCCAAGACGAGGACGTCCTCCCAAAAACCCAGTTGTCGAACCATCTAGCGGGCTTGACACTACGAAAAGAGGGCGGAGGCGGCGAGCAATGGCGCCCGATGAATTGGTCGAAATGGCTGAGGAAGCGAAAGCAGCAGCGGAAAGGAGCTTTGTGCAGAATAGCGGCAGGACAATTGAAGCAAACAGAGCAAATTCCGCACTTGCTCACTCGGAACAGCAGGTCGAAGTTGATGCAGTCTCCAACGCAGATGCAGCATCCGATATATGGATGAGAACAATAGTCGACGAAGCGACACCTAGACCCGCGGTACGACCTTCAGCCACACAGTCGCCTTCAAAAGGCAGATCGACAGGCGGTAGtgtgagaaagagaaaggccgACCGAAGCTATCATGCTCCAGAAACTAGCGATCACTCTTCCGTGGATGACCAACCTAATGACTTTAGCTCCCAGAATAACGATACGATCGCACAAGGCGAAGACTTTAGTATGATCTTCATGGATTCTATTCCGTCTTTTCAAGGGAACCTCAGCGCCAACGGCACCTTCATGTCCACACTacatgaagacgaagagcttGGCGAGGAGACACACATTATCATTAACAACACTCTGGCATCCCTCAGGCGAGAAGTTGCGCAGACCAGTGACCCAGTAGAGGATGTTACGGAAACCATCGCGATCCCTGACATCCCGGAGACCGAAGAACCAGCAGAAGAGGTATTTGTCCCGATTATACGGGAATCTGCTAGAAGTGTGCGCCTGAGCTTGAGTCCATGGTGGTCCCGGAAGCCTAAGAAGATGGGCACATCACCACTTAAGCACCAGGCCTTGATGAGATCAGCCGCAAAACGATCAGGGAGAATATTCAGCGTAGAGCATACGGAAGAGCCGACACCGACTAAGGCTGGTAAACAGACGGCGTCCACGTACTCTCGCGAACAGCACCCGAATGTTTCTAGCGATTCATTTTCTGAGATTCCTCAGAATTACCTCGATGCTCCGACCCccaagcctataaactttgCTGCCCCTCAAGCTGACCGGGAAGTCGATTTGATGAAATTCGGATTGGAGGGGGGGGATGAGGGCCAGGTTGAGCTGGAACATGCTCAAGATATTGACGAGccgcaggaggaagaggagccgcaggaggaagagaaactccaagaggaagaggaactccaagaggaagaggaagaggaactcCAAGAGGAACTCCAAGAGGACCTGGAGGAAGTGGTGGAGGAAGAACCGGTAGAGGAACTGGAAGAAGAACCAGCGGAAGAAAACGCCACAAGAGGGAGCGTACTGGGTGGTATGATAGGATATCTTAGGAGAAGACTGTCAACCTTTGAGATGAGCTCACCCGTGCGTCATgtcattgaagaagagggagaagaggaggagggcgaagaagcagaagaagacaacCAGTACGACGAGCACGAAGAATacgaagagcaagaagaaccggatgagcagcagcacgaaCAACATTACGAAGAGCAGTACAAAGAGCAACGCGAAGAGCCTGGGCATGAAGAGGATTTGCAAGAGCAGAGGCTCGATTCCGATTTGCCAGAAttagaggaagaaaaagaatatgaaTTAGGGGGatacgaagacgaggagccgGAAACAGTTGAAGAGCATGAGGAACAGGCAGAAGTGGAGGACCTTGAAGAGCATCAAGAGGAGCTCGAGACCCATACCCCAGAAGAGGAGGTGGAAGAATACGCCgagcaagaagaggataTTGAGGAATACCCAGCACATGAGGAGCACGAGGACCAACAGCAGGACGACCATGAACATGAAGTCAACGAAGATCGCGAAGATCACGAAGACCAAGAGGAATATCCAACGACTTTTCAGATACACGAGTTCTCAGACCGTATGAGAGCAGGTAATCATACGCACGAGCAGCCAGATCGCGATGACATTCATATTGACGAAGAAATGCGTTCCATTTCTCCGGAACAACCACCTGAGCAGCTAGAGCCTACGCCAGAGCGGGAAGAGCAGCCAGCAAAGGTCACGCCCCTCCATCAGATGTCATCGCCGCTGCAGGAGCCTCAATCTCTGCCACAAGAACAAGTACCGGAGAAAGCAGTACGATCTAACTTCTCTTCCATTATGCGAGCTGGCCGAGTTTTACAAAGCGTTACTTCCGACCCTCCTTCCCCACGAGTCCGAGAGATGTCCCTAGGAAGCCCATTCAGAAGCTCCGCAAACAAAGAGCCGTCATACACCTCCAAAGAAGACAGGCACCAACTTTTAAGCAAAAGTCCACCACAGCCGATGAATTTTGGTAGTAGCCAGTTGACTGCTGTCAAGGTACCTGTAAACTATGGAGCTACTGCTGAGATTCAGGCTTTTGGTATGAATGCAAATGGTATGGACCCTGCATACGGCCACGGCACAAGGGATTTCGCGCATAAGAAACGACTGTTATCAAGAGAATCGATAGCAAGTTCTTTGGGCAACACTCCATCGAGTAACGGTGCCGCGCACTGGGCGGAAAATGAGGGGCCCTCAAGCCCTAGcgtgaggagagagagatcatTACTACAAGCAGCGCGTTCATCGGTTATGAGAAATACGATTCGTCTTGGTCAGGTTGACGGTGCTGCAGAGGAATTAGATAtggccgaggaagaggagcaagtGGCAGAAGAACaaatggaagaagaacaggtggaagaggagcaCATGGAAGATGAGTACATGGATGAACAAGAAGTGGACGAAGAGCAAgcgggagaggaagaaatagGAGAGCAGCATATGGATGAACAAgaagtggaggaggagcatgCGGATGAAGAAGTGGAAGAGCAAATTGAAAATGGACAGCATGAAGAGGAACAGGAAGAGCAGGAGGTAGAAGGggcaggagaaggagaagaagaagaagaagatgatgacgatgacgatgacgacgatatcGATATTTGGGAGTACGAAGCTCAGCGGGAGGTACCACCTCGTCCGGAACTACCTCATCAAGCATTGCAGTCTACGACGGTGTCTATAGCACAAGGCCATAACGTGGTACCGGGTCCTTCAACATCCTGGAGAGATACACAGCAAGCAACCGCCAAATTTCCTACTGATGTGTCAAAGACTGCTCAAGTGAAGCGGACAATCGACCGGCACTCCAACGAGAatgttggagatgaagaaCTTTCTCCAATTTCACGGAATCAACAGGACAAAGAGCCAGAAACTGCGACCAAATCCAAGCGATTTGACCTatcatcctttttttcctcgccAGCGGCGATCACAGGAATATTGGCTGAGAAATTTCGGTCGGTGAAACACCAAGCTCCTGCCCAGCCAACTCAACAAGCAGAGTCTACCAAACCTAGACAGGAGCCCCCAGCGATGTCCCCCACATCGATATTTCCGAGACTTCCAAATGTTACTGGACAGCCAAGCCTTCATCGTGCAAATCCTATATCTTCACCAATTCTCTCTGATCCactagatgatgatgatcgTACGAATGAacgctcttcatcaccagcCTCTCCCGAAAGATCTCATCTTACTACCATTTCTCAGAAGCAAAATTTTATGCCGCGGCCAAGGCAGGCCAGTAACCCACTCTTCCAGCCCACTTCATCTCATGCTGCGGCGACTCCACCGAGGACGCAGTTGACTCATGAAGATATTCAGAAGTGGCAACAACAAACATCGAATGCCGATGAAAACTCGTCGAACTCTCGACCTTTACTGAGGCCGTTACCATCAAAACATGCCTCACCAAAGAAATCAAGTCTCCGATCTCCTCTAAAGCCACATACACCAGGGCGGGTTGTTGAGTTCACAAGCAATGTGCTATCACCTGCAGAGCAAGCTCGACTTCGCGAACTCCGTAACCGAGCAAACGAAGACGTGTCAGGGGAGGATATTAGCGTTGTCCCTACTACATCAACCCGAGTAGAGCCGCGTGCAGGCAAGGGAAGTATGGCTAGTAGGCAACAGCAGAAACAGCCGCCAACAATTGTTCCATCAAGGATTATCAAACCTGCGGGCATAACAAAGAAACGACCAACAAAGAGGCGTCGGAGACGGGAGCCGCCCTCAGAGACGGTTTGGACGCGTCAACACTGGTTATTCCTTGACACACTCCTACAAATGCGGCGAAAGAGCCCCTTTAGCGAAAAGTACGCGCCAGTCTCTCAAAAATACCTCGGAAAAACGATCACTAGCATGGGCGAATCCATGGTACTAGAGAAATGGCACCTCGAATGCATCGACGCCTTTAAGTCTCAAATCGGCGGCTGGGATGAAGGCGAACTCGCTAAAAGATTATTTGCGCTCATTCTCGGAGAAGCGAAACGCCGTCGAAGCTCTATGAATCGGTCTCCCGGAGTTATATTCCATTGA
- a CDS encoding mitochondrial 54S ribosomal protein uL16m (EggNog:ENOG41~BUSCO:EOG092D44BU) — MRSNGAAALLNAFQGLRISASTPLRQLRAPVQRQSKILGAAQLLQNGRAFSTSPAMMGTWLEPSLNRKKKMAKGRPRVATGGSTKGTTVIWGDYGLRMVDHHRRISAKSLKMAEDTIKVRLRGEKYRLYKRKCCNVGVYVSGNEMRMGKGKGSFDHWATRMAVSQVLFEIKGRIHEQIVRDAFRLAGNKLPGQWEFVKKGDAPVVGITKLDGVTLEDLKRPRKQIAPQELLEASPSTTATEAGSTPASSGSS; from the exons ATGAGGTCCAATGGCGCTGCGGCATTGCTGAATGCCTTCCAGGGACTGAGAATCTCCGCATCCACGCCTTTGCGACAACTGAGGGCCCCCGTCCAGCGCCAGTCCAAGATCCTCGGCGCCGCTCAGCTGCTTCAGAATGGCAGAGCCTTTTCCACAAGCCCCGCCATGATGGGCACATGGCTCGAACCCAGCCTGAAccgaaaaaagaagatggccaaggGTCGACCTCGAGTAGCGACTGGAGGGTCAACGAAGGGCACGACTGTCATTTGGGGTGACTACGGACTGCGGATGGTCGACCACCACCGAAGAATCAGCGCCAAGTCTCTGAAAATGGCTGAAGATACGATCAAAGTGCGACTTCGAGGAGAGAAATACCGACTTTACAAGAGAAAATGCTGCAATGTCGGCGTCTACGTCAGCGGTAATGAG ATGCGTATGGGTAAAGGAAAAGGTTCATTCGACCACTGGGCTACGAGGATGGCAGTCAGCCAGGTTCTTTTTGAGATCAAGGGCCGAATTCACGAGCAAATCGTTCGAGACGCCTTCCGGTTGGCTGGAAACAAGCTTCCTG GCCAGTGGGAATTCGTAAAGAAGGGAGATGCTCCCGTTGTTGGAATCACCAAGCTGGATGGTGTGACGCTGGAGGATCTGAAGAGACCTAGAAAGCAAATTGCCCCtcaagagcttcttgaggCATCCCCCTCTACGACAGCCACAGAGGCTGGAAGCACACCCGCATCCTCTGGATCTTCATGA
- a CDS encoding uncharacterized protein (BUSCO:EOG092D36LY) has translation MALIVDKHRPRSLEALSYHQELSDRLQSLAQSGDFPHLLVYGPSGAGKKTRIVATLKELFGPGVEKIKIDARVFQTSSNRKLEFNIVASNYHLEITPSDVGQYDRVVVQDLLKEVAQTQQVDQSAKQRFKVVVINEADHLTRDAQAALRRTMEKYSPNLRLILLANSTANIIAPIRSRTLLVRVAAPTHEEICDVLAQSAKKENWEVVKGLHERIAVESGRNLRRALLMYEAVHAQNEKVTDTTPIPPADWEALIGQIAKEIIEEHTPARILQVRAKLYDLLTHCIPPTTILKTLTFKLLGLIDDGLKGEVIKWSAFYEHRIKTGTKVIFHLEAFVAKFMRILEMYLMSMDM, from the exons ATGGCCCTCATCGTCGACAAGCATCGTCCGCGGTCCTTAGAGGCTCTTTCATACCACCAAGAGCTCTCAGACCGACTTCAATCTCTC GCCCAGAGCGGTGACTTCCCCCATCTTCTAGTCTACGGCCCATCAGGAGctggaaagaaaacaagaatagTGGCAACACTGAAAGAGCTGTTTGGCCCAGGTGTAGAGAAGATCAAGATCGACGCACGAGTATTCCAGACTTCCAGCAACCGAAAGCTGGAATTCAACATTGTCGCTTCGAATTACCACCTGGAAATCACGCCGTCCGATGTAGGGCAATATGATCGAGTTGTCGTTCAAGATCTCCTGAAAGAGGTGGCGCAGACGCAACAGGTAGACCAGTCCGCAAAGCAGCGATTCAAGGTCGTTGTCATCAACGAAGCAGACCACCTCACTAGGGATGCTCAGGCCGCGCTTCGTCGTACAATGGAAAAGTACTCGCCAAACTTGCGTCTGATCCTTTTAGCCAATTCGACAGCAAATATCATTGCGCCAATTCGTTCAAGAACGCTGCTTGTCAGAGTTGCCGCTCCTACGCACGAGGAAATCTGCGACGTGCTTGCGCAAtcagcaaagaaagagaattgGGAGGTCGTCAAAGGTCTACATGAAAGAATAGCTGTGGAGAGTGGAAGGAATCTTCGTCGTGCATTGCTGATGTACGAGGCCGTGCATGCACAAAA TGAGAAAGTGACAGACACAACGCCAATCCCCCCCGCAGATTGGGAAGCACTGATCGGCCAGATCGCCAAGGAGATTATCGAGGAACACACGCCCGCGAGGATCTTGCAGGTGCGCGCCAAGCTGTACGACCTACTAACGCACTGTATCCCCCCTACGACGATTCTCAAGACTCTTACTTTCAAGTTACTGGGTCTCATTGATGATGGGCTGAAAGGAGAGGTCATCAAATGGTCTGCCTTCTACGAACACCGGATAAAGACAGGCACCAAAGTCATCTTTCATCTGGAAGCATTTGTGGCTAAATTCATGCGCATCTTGGAAATGTATCTGATGAGCATGGACATGTGA